AgactaataaaaaaaagttacaaGACTAAGTATGATAACCAATGCTTTCAATTGCAGCGCGCTTACTTTGAGAGCACATGAGCAATGGCTGCACGCCTGCACCACTCACACCCAAATGACATGCAAAGATAAGAACTGCATCCAGTACAATATTTGCACCATCTGCTGCAACTGTAAAACAAAACTCGGAATGGTAAATAGAAGAGAGCCAGAGTACTTATTCAAATCTACTTCATTAATTACATAATATTTCTACTGTCAAGAGTAGCAATTGATGTTTATAACTATAAGACTTTTTACCTGTAGCGTAAAGGGGAGTTGTCGTATCTTTAAAACCTCGAAAAACACCTTGCATTGCTAAAGAAAGAAGCACAGCTGGAGCACCTAAGGATCTTAGTGTTAAGTACTTAAGAGCTGGTTGTAGCATCGGGGAGTCCTGCAGAATAACCAAACACAGAAAGAACTCAGCAGAAAATCATAGTGATCAATGAGGGTTAATTAAGCAACTGTTTATACGTGGGTGAGAAAACATACTGAACAAGATGATGCTCAAagaaacttattacatgttttataccCATGATTCCTAAAGGCATTTTAGCTCCAAAGAAAAGGAATATGGTTTGACACACACCAAGGAACAATCCAAGAACAAGTGCAGTAGAAGCTGACGGGATATGCCGCTTGTCTCCTCCTACTTTAACCTTCTCAGGACTACTGATTGAGACTTTATTTGTCTTTTGTTGACTTCCATGTAATCTGAAAAATGTCAGAATCATGGAAAGATTATGTTAAAAAAAGTTTGTAGAAGATAAAATGTTAAATATCTGATGTAGCAAGGACCTTCTCTGAGAAGAGAGTCATCTTTCTTAATATTTGTGATAGAACCCTCCTCTAGTTTCCCAAGTACATCATCTTGAGACATCATCTCTTTAGAGTTACCAGTTTCAGCAGATTCCTGCTGATGTTGATTTTCAGCATCTTTGACTTCTGCGTTCATTTTACTCACTGTCTCCTCCTCGGCAACAAAAGAAGTTGTAATGCTAACAAGTGGGTATATAGTAATTTTTGATGCTTGGTTGAATATAGATATGGAAACTCCAACTGCTGCAAGTTCCACCGCGCCTACACACACAATAAACGAGCCAAACATTTGTATGATTGATCGAAAGGTTTCCGTATAGTTTAAAGTATGATGCATTAGCAATTAATGTTGCAGTAAATagttaaagagaaagagaataCAAGGAAAAGAAAGGTGCGGCATACCAATGTGGCCAATAAAAACGGTGTCAATCAGAGAGGCAACAGGAGCAGCAGCTAAAGCCAAAGCTGCACGGAGTTGAAAGCAACAAAATGAATGGCTTTACAAGATAGTTTGCCAAGGATTGTATAATATGGCTTTACAACAATAAAATGACTGatataatattttatgactttacaGCAATAAAATGACTTATACCACATGATATGGCTTTACAGCCCCAAATGAATTACATGTATATCTCAAGTCTCAAGTAGGGGAAACTACCATATTTGCTACCAAGTGTCGGTAATGAATTcatatcaaaattttaaaatgttaaACATAGGCTACTACAAAGAGCCTAAACAAGAGGACATTAAAATTTCAACTTATACCACAACAAATATTCAAACTACGCTTTATCAGACAACAACCAGTTGAAGAACATGAGTGAAGATTATGCAGATCAATGCTTCCAGATCAATGGCTATTACTTGAAAAATCCAGATCAAAACAAAATCCTATATTTCTAACTCACGAACTCACTAACTAACTAATAAAATaggtaaatttaaataaaatcagaTACTAAATTTTTAAGTACAAAGCTCATCAATATATATCACTCAAGAATTGGACCTTGGCTATTTCCATAGTTTCTTTGTGACATGATGATAATTAATCAAGAAAAAACACTCCTTCCGTTGtaacaaataaaagaaaatattgaGATATTAAATCAAAGATATGTTCCATATCTTACCTCTGTATCATCCATGTAAATCGCAGATGACGTGATTGAATTTGACATCTTTTTCTTCCCCCTGTTACAAGCCCAAAAGAATATATGTAAAACACCATCAAACAAGCTAATGAGTCAACACAAAACCAACCAATGGTGATACACACTGATACAACCAAGGTTGTATAGAAGCATACCAGAATGTCAGAACCTGCAGAACATATTAACACCAACTGCAAAACAGAAACCTGCAGAACATCATAACAACAACTGCAAAACAGGAGCACTACCACCAGACCAACTTCAACCTACAAAATGCAACAGAATAGCTGGACAGCAgctcaaacaaaacaaacaaggCTGCCTGCTTCTTCAACACGCAATTAATAATTCAATAACTCAAAGTTTCTCAACATGTTCACAACTAAAAGTAACCATatccaaaacataaataaataccGCATAGGACGAAAACCAAAACATAGTTCCTAACACATGAAGGTGCTAAATATAGTCTATTCAGAAATGAAATAATCTAAGCTTGAGATTGTgaaaattcagagaatttcttTTGAAGCTCCAAGATCATTTCCTTGTTCCTCTTCTCATCTTTTTCAAGCACTTCTATCTTGTTTAAAGCATCTGAGAGTTTTTGGTTTGTTTCAGTGAGCTCACTAGTTGTAGATTCAAGTTGACCTTTGAGTTGAGAGACAATGCTCGATGAAGGTGTTGATATATCATTGGTAATTGATTTTCCTGGCCTTGTGAAATAGTTTCCAGCACTATTTCCTAATCCAAAAAAAGTTCCTTTCTTTGAATATCCACCAACCGCttcataaaatatttcatcATCTCCCTTAGTCGAGCCACTTGCTTGTGCTGCAGCTTTCTTGGATTGAAAATTATTCTGCCACAAGAATGTTGTACAAGTGACATTATTAGAAGATAAGCCCAAGAGTTATACGTAAATTCATACATTTATATCATTCAAACAACgaaaacaaaataagaaatcCGCTAGAACTAAAGATGAAAAGTTCTTATAAGAAGTCTGTTAGCCACACAAGAGTACAGAAACTTATTGTATACAAgtaatatatacggagtattttatTTTCACATCGACCAGGTGTACAGTGCTAAGTAAATGTATTTACCAGGTTATTAACGCTACAAGAGAATGGCTGGTTATACATTTTTGTAGAGTGTTCAAAAGAGGCATTGATCTTCATACTTGAACCAATACCAAACAACAAACTTTCAATAGTATGAATTAAAAAAGTATGAAAGAAACACATACCCATATATTTTGTGCCGCCTCACTTGTCATAGTATTGTCCTTTTTTGTATGATTTTTCAAGTACAGATCAGGAGCAGAAAGGATCTTTCCATTCTTTTTCATCTATACATTATATTTACATGTGCATAAAATTTAATTAGACActcgaaaataaaattaaaaaaatttgggAACTTACAATAATGACATATATATTATATACCTCTCGTTTAGCTATCTCAGTTGCTGAGACTGATCCCTGACTATGTTTTATACCTTTCTTTTCTCCCTCCAACCTATTTAGAATAGATTGTTGTGATTTCTTCTTAAAATCGTCTGATTCTCGAAGAATTTTAAGCTCACTCCTAACTTCTGCAGACAACCAAGGTATAATTGTGTTGTTTTTTGCCTTGCCGGCCCTAGAGGCCATGCCTTTAAGAGATATTGCAGCTTTCTTCCTAAAATTAACTTCAACTGATGATGCGTGTTTCTTATCCCACGTGTAACTTTGCTGCAAATAAGATATATATTTATACAGATTTCAATGTACAGAAGTAGTTTAAGATATAATCCTGTAATTGCAAGAGAGATTATGAGTGAGTCTAGTAAAGAAGAAGAGTGCTAAAACACACGCAAATACACTAATGCTACATTATAGAGTAGAAGAGCTAAAGAACTTATCTAAACCATATAAATCTGAGCGAGACTCGTATCTTGTAGAGATTCCTGAACTGGACTTATTTGTTCAATTTTGCTACTCTGACATATGAATCTCATTCTCAACTGATTTACAACATGTCACAGTTCAAACAAGAAACTGAAAAAAGAAGCCAAGTTCATTTATCTTCCTGCCTACCCATGAGAATCCCTCAGAAAATCGATCACTAGCTCAgaataagaaataataaaattgacTAAAGATTAATGCAGATGCTGATCTTGATCATTCAGAGTTGTCCTCACGTTAAGGATCTTGAAATTTCGGTGAGTATATCTGTCTATATATTGTTTCTTTCACAATTTACTTGTTCATATGCCTGCCAATATTATTTTCTAAACAGAACATTGtgtttttttccttcttttttttgataattgaCACTAAGCATGTACTGATAATTAGCAGTGAACAACAATAATCATCTAGTATCCTTACGAACTAGAATGCTAGAAATTTTCTTAGCCTGGATGAAAGACTTCTATGATCTTTTATGACAGCAATATTAAGACAGCTCTGAATGCAGTATTATGACAGCTCTGAATGCAATATTATGACAGCATGAATGTCATCTTATTTTGTACGATTTTACCAATATCTACAACTACAATACACTCGTTACAGAGTCACGATTCAATAGTGTAGTGAACACATTCAAAACCTAAATTAAACACAACAGAATTACAAGAGGGGGGATATGGAATATGGTACTTCTCAAATACTTCATTACTTTCCCTGAAACAAAACATGAAGGAAAATTTTCGAATCTGCTAGCTAAAACAAGAGAATCATCTATAGCTAGTTGAGTAATCCCTCTACGTTGAACAGGTGTTTGGAGAGCAAGAACCTGGCCATCAGACCAATCACATAACAAGATAGCCAAAGAAAGCCCTTATTTGTTGAATTACTATAGTTTAGTGGAACTAAGAATGGCCTGCTATCACTATGATAGCAGGACTAGATTAAAGCTTAAGTTAGGACTAATGAAGAATCTAAACTAGATGATGACTGATAAATAGACTAATGCAGGTGCTGATAAATAGACTACATTAGTACATAAACTGATAAATAGACTAATGCAGATGCTGACTGATGCTTGTTGTGCTGCCGATACAGACATGAAGGTGCTAACAGTGTTGCTGGTGTAGGAGGAGGGAAGGGGAAGGGAAGGGAGGGGAGGGGAGTACCTGAAATGAAAACCACCAGTAGTCTTTAGCATGTTTTTTTGCGTTGGTCCAGCATGTGTATGGTTCATCATAGAAGCTTTGTATGACTTTTGTGATGGTACTTGAAACAGAGTAATGATCAAACCTATTTGCAAGTGATAATTATAAGTTAgagaaatcataaatttaaagaATTTTAGATAAATGGTAAAAGCAATGCAAGTTGATAAAACCATAATGCATCAGGATCGAGTGTAGGAAGAGTGTCATTTGGGATATCATGATTTTCTTGCTCTTCCATATGTAGCTCTGGATTCTCGTCATTAGGCTCATCATTAGGCTCATCATTAGGCTCATCATTAGGCTCGTCGGCTCTCTGGCTAGATGTTCCTCTAAGCCTGAAACGACCTCTTCCTGCAGACATATCTACTAAAACCAAAGATGACTAAATACATATtgatataattattataattagtgGCATCTAACTAACTACTTAAAAAAACTTTCAAAAATATATAGCTAAAGGACATAACAAATAAATAAGATTCAATTATCGAAACTACAAAAGTAAATGAAATAGATTATAATTAGCCAAGCTTCACATTATCCAAAAACTCATATAAGCAATCACGTTTTAATCAAATCAACTATCACTATGAATCCACATCACCACTTGTAGTGCTTAAATCACTTTCATATccatcttcttcatcatctatgGACATTTCGGAACTGAACTCCTCTTCCTCTTCAATATTATCATTCAAGTCTTCATCCTCTTCCTCTTCAATATTATCATCCAAGTCTTCATCCTCTTCACTCACACCTTCCATTTCATCTTCATTCGTGTGAGCATGGACAAAATCATCCTCATTTAGCTCAGATAATTGCGGTGGGTTCTCATTTCGCTCCTCCTGAAATGCTAATGGGTCCAAAGGAGCATCAACTATTGATCTAGCCTTCATTTGAAACACGGCCCACCATTGATCTCGATCCCTTTTTAAGCTCGGGTATGGTGCAAAATATACTTGTTCTGCTTGATAGGCTAACACAAAAGGGTCATATCTAGGATACTTCTTTGTATGGTTAACCTCGACAAGCTTATATTGCGGATGCACATTTGTACCATTTCCCGAGTCAAACCAGGAACACTTAAACAACATGGCTTTATAACATTGTGTTGGCCCCACATACATCAACTCAATCACCTCCTCAAGTATTCCATAATAGCTCACCTCCTCCAAACTCTTCACACAAACTCCATAATTCATAGTAGACTTATCCTTCCCATATTCATAAGTATGAAAATTATAGCCGTTGACATAATAATGCTTATATTTCTGAACAGCTCTTGATGGACCAATAGCAAGAGTCCTAATTATTCCTTTCTCATTATCGGAACTCAAAACCTACCAAAATATTAAGTACGTTTCAATTTGTGGAGttaactaaaaattaaaaaaaattaaaaaataccaTGATTTATAAGATTCTGCTTACATATTGCTTGAACCATTCTTGGAATTTATGCTCAAACTTCCTCCACACATCATTAACACTAACACGTGGATTTTGTTTAACCatttcctcttcaaacaacctgCTTGAAAGAATAATTACTTTAACTTTTAAGGTATTAAGAAGGAATTTCTCTTTCAAGTGAGTTCTTAAGTGAGTTATAATGGTGGTTACCTTTCATAATCTTGTAATAGCTCACAATTTGAAAGGATGTAGCCATGGGCCGCACGATAGTCAACATCAACCAAAAAGCTTTTAGTTCCCTTTTTAGAGGTGTGTCCTGTATTGCAAGAGAACAACTCAGGAACATTTACATCCACTTGCCCTTCATCACCTTCATATACATTTCGACACATGTCGTTAGCCTTTGTGTCAATGTTTGGCTCAAAATAATGGGTGCAAAAGTTAGATATCTCCTCCGTAAGATATGCATTGCAAATAGAACCTTCCACTCGAGCTTTGTTAccaatttttcttttaaaatgaTGGAGGAACCTGTAGTAATTGTAAACCGAAAACGTatgattaataatttgaaaattataattatagAGTTTTTTAGAATAGGTGATCGAGAAAGTTATAATTTACCTTTCAAATGGATACATCCACCTATACTGGACGGGTCCTCCGACTTTTGTCTCATACGGCAAGTGAACAGGCAAATGTTCCATAACATTGAAGAACGAGGGTGGGAAAATTCTCTCTAGTTTGCAAATGATCTCTGGAATATTTTTCTCCAACATATCCACATCCTCCACTTTCAACAGTGATGAGCTTATATCCCTAAAGAACTGGCTTATTTCAGTAATTGTCTTCCACACAATGACGGGAAGCAATTCTTTCAATGCAACTGGAAGCAACCTCTCCATGAACACGTGGCAATCATGGCTTTTCATGCCAAATAATTTTCCCTCATTTAAATCTACACATCTGCTTAGGTTGGATGCATATCCATCAGGGAATTTCAATTTCTTGATCCACTCACATAAAGCTTTCCTTTTCTCCTTGCTAAGTGTAAAAGAAGCATCAGGCATCTTATCTCCCGTTTTACTACTACTAGCACCACTATCATCGTGCAGATGTAGTCGTCGTCGTTTGCAATGTAGAGCCAAATCTTTCCTAGCTTCTTTATTATCCTTAGTTTTCCCCTTAACATTCATAACTGTATGGATTAATTGATCAAAAAAGTTTTTCTCGACATGCATCACATCTAAGTTATGTCGAACCAAAAGCTTTCGCCAATAAGGAAGTTCCCAAAAAATGCTTTGCTTCATCCAATTATGTGTTTTATCTCGAGCTAACTCACAATGATCAATTGTTTTTGGCAAGTGTGACACACGCTCCCACAGTTCATCACCACTCAACCTTGGTGGGGGTGGGGAGTATTCTGCCTTATTTTTGGTGAAACCACTTTTGTTCTTTCGAAAAACATGATCTTCAGGTAGAAATTGACGATGGCAATCAAACCATGTTTGCTTATGACCATGTTTCAAAGTGAAAGACTTTGTATTCTCCATGCAATAAGGACATGCCAACCTCCCAGCAGTACTCCACCCGGATAGCATACCGTAAGCTGGAAAGTCACTCACAGTCCACAATAGAGCTGCCTACATGTTAAAATTTTGCTTCTTTGACACGTCATAAGTCATAGCTCCAACATTCCACAACTGTTTCAACTCCTCCACTAGAGGTTGTAAGTATACGTCAAGCTTTCCTTTAGGACTCTTTGGGCCTGGGATAATCAAGCTCAAGAATAGAAAAGGTCTTTTCATACACAAACCCGGTGGCAAGTTATAAGGTGTAAGAATAACAGGCCAACATGAGTAACTTTTCCCTGAATTGCCAAACGGGGAAAAACCATCCGTACACAACCCAAGACGAACATTGCGAGGTTCGGCGGCGAACTCTTTATAGGTGTTATCGAAATGCTTCCATGCTTCTCCATCACAAGGGTGAGCCATAATACCCTCTTCTCGTGGATTCTCTACATGCCATCTCATTTCTGTGGCGGTGGCCTTAACAGCATACAACCTTTGTAACCTTGGTGTGACAGGGAAGTATATCAGTTGCTTCTTTGCGACACGCTTCCCTTTAGCTCTTTTCTTGTATCGATCTTCGTTGCATACAGGACACTTTTGAAGATGTGATTGGTCCTTCCAGAACAAAAAACACCCATTAGGGCATACGTCAATCTTTTGATGCGGAAGTTCAAGACCCTTGAGCAATTTTTTTGTGGCACGAAAAGTGTCTGTCATATTACTTTTGTCGGGACATATGTCTCTCATTAATGATGTGAAACCATCCACGGCTCGATGAGGAATGTTATACTCGCACTTCAAATTTGTAACCCTCGATGCTACCGACAATAAAGATTCTTTGCACCCATCATAGAGAGGCTTCTGAGCATTTAGTAGCATATCAAAAAACATTTTTGCTTCTGGATGTGGCTCTTCTTCTAAATTCTGGAAGCTCTCTTCATTTAAACCTTCAAATTGAGGGCCAAATGCATCCATTATCATGTCCGTATAAGGATTCGAATCCAATCCACTAGAGCTTGACTCAACACCTTCTCTCGTGCCCTCAGAGTATTCTTCTCCATGACAACTCCAACAATAATAATTCGGACGAAATCCATGCATGTACAAATGAATCCTAACAGTATCGACATCCTTATATGGCACTAACTTGCATTTGATGCATGGACATTTCATTAGTTTAGATTGTTTGTAATATTCTTGCTCACAAGCATACATTATAAACTCTTTAACCCCTTCAACAAACGTTTCCCTAAGATAATTATCACTATCAAGTCTCTTGTACATCCAATCACGATCGAGATTCATCTCTAGGTCTACACATAAGTACATAACCATTATATCGTTTAGGTCCAcacataaacaaacaaatatttgggatcataataaataataatgaaaaaaaagattcagggaaattagggtttttagtCACAAACTTTATTGACATATCCTATCCTATATAATAATAAGAATGTCATTTTTCACCACAATGCTCCAAATCAACCAAGCTTTCTCATTCCATAAAATTGATAAATTAACCTCC
This genomic stretch from Spinacia oleracea cultivar Varoflay chromosome 3, BTI_SOV_V1, whole genome shotgun sequence harbors:
- the LOC130470053 gene encoding uncharacterized protein, which encodes MLSGWSTAGRLACPYCMENTKSFTLKHGHKQTWFDCHRQFLPEDHVFRKNKSGFTKNKAEYSPPPPRLSGDELWERVSHLPKTIDHCELARDKTHNWMKQSIFWELPYWRKLLVRHNLDVMHVEKNFFDQLIHTVMNVKGKTKDNKEARKDLALHCKRRRLHLHDDSGASSSKTGDKMPDASFTLSKEKRKALCEWIKKLKFPDGYASNLSRCVDLNEGKLFGMKSHDCHVFMERLLPVALKELLPVIVWKTITEISQFFRDISSSLLKVEDVDMLEKNIPEIICKLERIFPPSFFNVMEHLPVHLPYETKVGGPVQYRWMYPFERFLHHFKRKIGNKARVEGSICNAYLTEEISNFCTHYFEPNIDTKANDMCRNVYEGDEGQVDVNVPELFSCNTGHTSKKGTKSFLVDVDYRAAHGYILSNCELLQDYERLFEEEMVKQNPRVSVNDVWRKFEHKFQEWFKQYVLSSDNEKGIIRTLAIGPSRAVQKYKHYYVNGYNFHTYEYGKDKSTMNYGVCVKSLEEVSYYGILEEVIELMYVGPTQCYKAMLFKCSWFDSGNGTNVHPQYKLVEVNHTKKYPRYDPFVLAYQAEQVYFAPYPSLKRDRDQWWAVFQMKARSIVDAPLDPLAFQEERNENPPQLSELNEDDFVHAHTNEDEMEGVSEEDEDLDDNIEEEEDEDLNDNIEEEEEFSSEMSIDDEEDGYESDLSTTSGDVDS
- the LOC130470054 gene encoding uncharacterized protein, with the translated sequence MVMYLCVDLEMNLDRDWMYKRLDSDNYLRETFVEGVKEFIMYACEQEYYKQSKLMKCPCIKCKLVPYKDVDTVRIHLYMHGFRPNYYCWSCHGEEYSEGTREGVESSSSGLDSNPYTDMIMDAFGPQFEGLNEESFQNLEEEPHPEAKMFFDMLLNAQKPLYDGCKESLLSVASRVTNLKCEYNIPHRAVDGFTSLMRDICPDKSNMTDTFRATKKLLKGLELPHQKIDVCPNGCFLFWKDQSHLQKCPVCNEDRYKKRAKGKRVAKKQLIYFPVTPRLQRLYAVKATATEMRWHVENPREEGIMAHPCDGEAWKHFDNTYKEFAAEPRNVRLGLCTDGFSPFGNSGKSYSCWPVILTPYNLPPGLCMKRPFLFLSLIIPGPKSPKGKLDVYLQPLVEELKQLWNVGAMTYDVSKKQNFNM